The following proteins come from a genomic window of Chryseobacterium glaciei:
- a CDS encoding bifunctional helix-turn-helix domain-containing protein/methylated-DNA--[protein]-cysteine S-methyltransferase, whose translation MSTQNQIDYERIAKAIAYIQSNFKLQPNLDEVAEKIHLSPAHFQKIFTDWAGTSPKKFLQFISLEHAKNLLKEEKASLFDTAYETGFSSTSRLHDLFVKIEGMSPAEYKNGGKSLTINYNFSESPFGEIITASTEKGICYMAFENNKETALGNLIHKFPNASFFEKQDAFQKNALSIFNQDWTKLNTIKLHLKGTDFQLKVWESLLTIPMGKLSTYGNLAEKIGNPNASRAVGTAIGSNPVAFLIPCHRVIQSSGNIGGYMWGSERKQLIIGWESSHVYAEDSILL comes from the coding sequence ATGTCCACACAAAATCAAATAGATTACGAAAGAATTGCCAAAGCGATAGCGTATATCCAGAGCAATTTTAAACTTCAACCGAATTTGGATGAAGTGGCGGAGAAAATTCACTTGAGTCCGGCTCATTTCCAGAAAATATTTACGGATTGGGCAGGAACAAGTCCGAAGAAATTTTTACAGTTCATTAGTCTTGAACATGCTAAAAATTTATTGAAGGAAGAAAAAGCGAGCTTATTTGATACCGCTTACGAGACAGGATTTTCAAGCACAAGCAGATTACACGATTTGTTTGTGAAAATTGAAGGAATGTCTCCGGCAGAATATAAAAACGGTGGAAAAAGCCTTACCATCAATTATAATTTTTCCGAAAGTCCTTTTGGAGAAATAATTACAGCTTCCACAGAAAAAGGAATCTGTTATATGGCTTTTGAAAACAATAAAGAAACAGCATTAGGGAATTTGATACATAAATTTCCTAATGCTTCTTTTTTTGAAAAACAGGACGCATTTCAGAAAAATGCCTTGTCCATTTTTAATCAAGACTGGACGAAACTCAATACCATCAAGCTCCATTTAAAAGGCACAGATTTTCAACTTAAAGTCTGGGAAAGCCTTCTCACAATCCCGATGGGAAAATTATCAACGTACGGAAATTTAGCCGAAAAAATTGGAAATCCGAATGCTTCACGAGCGGTCGGAACTGCGATTGGAAGTAATCCCGTGGCTTTTCTGATTCCCTGTCACCGTGTGATTCAATCTTCGGGAAATATTGGAGGATATATGTGGGGAAGCGAAAGAAAACAGTTAATTATTGGCTGGGAAAGTTCTCATGTTTATGCTGAGGATTCTATTTTACTTTAA
- a CDS encoding alpha-ketoglutarate-dependent dioxygenase AlkB family protein produces the protein MSLFEDISDYPLNILPNDGTVHYYGTVFSKEKSDFYYDYLFNQIPWENDEAIIFGKLILTKRKVGWFGEKPFEYTYSKRTKLAKPWTPELLELKKKCEEVSGETYNSCLLNLYHDGSEGMAYHSDGEKDLKKHGAIASLTFGAERKFLFKHKTSKEKVEVFLENGSLLVMKGETQDNWLHRLPPTTKVKTPRVNLTFRTIEE, from the coding sequence ATGAGTCTATTCGAAGATATATCAGATTATCCATTAAATATTCTCCCCAACGACGGAACGGTTCATTATTACGGAACGGTTTTCTCCAAGGAAAAATCAGATTTTTATTATGATTATCTGTTCAATCAAATTCCATGGGAAAATGATGAAGCAATAATTTTTGGAAAATTGATTTTAACCAAAAGAAAAGTAGGCTGGTTTGGAGAAAAGCCATTCGAATATACCTATTCAAAACGAACAAAATTGGCAAAACCCTGGACTCCCGAATTATTGGAGTTAAAGAAAAAATGTGAAGAAGTTTCAGGAGAAACTTACAACTCTTGTTTGTTGAATTTATACCATGATGGAAGCGAAGGAATGGCCTATCATAGCGATGGTGAAAAGGATTTGAAAAAACACGGAGCGATCGCTTCTTTAACTTTCGGAGCAGAAAGAAAATTTTTATTTAAACATAAAACATCCAAAGAGAAAGTAGAAGTATTTCTTGAAAACGGAAGTTTATTGGTCATGAAAGGCGAAACACAGGATAATTGGCTTCACAGACTTCCACCAACTACAAAAGTGAAAACTCCAAGAGTGAATCTTACGTTTA